CACCTTTCACGCCCGCCGACCTAGACGAACTGGCCGTCGACGCCCCCGCGGTATTCGCGCGCCGCTTCCCCGGCATCGCCGACGACTACCAACACTGGGGATGGCGCATGTTCCCCACCCTCGATCGCGTCTACGCCAACGACCGCGCCCGCGAGGCCCTCGGCTGGACACCCCGATACGACTTCGCCACCATCATCGACCTGGTCCGAGCCGGAGACGCGCCCCGCAGCCCGCTCGCCGGGACGGTCGGGGCGAAGGGGTACCACGCGACTCCGACCGGGATCTATACGCGGTGAAGGGGCTGGGTCCACCCGAAGTCACCGACCAATGCGGCCGGCTCGACAAGGTTACGACCAATCATGTTGTGCAGCAAACGATCTCAAGGCGCCCCCCCTCCGGTGATACCACTATTTGTGCCCGGCACTCACCGGCAGCGGCGCGGGTGGGGATTGAATGAATGGGTCGGGTGCGAATTTATTACACAACACGCCCGGCGATTCATTATTCGGAACGGCATTCGCCACAGACACTACAAGCGGACGCGGGTTCTCCTCCGGCTGGTTTCCACCCGCTGCCGATGGCGCCGTCGTCCGAGCTACGGTCAAAATCTGCGCGCTGATTGTGTGCGGACTTCCGGGATCATGCGTCGGCTTCCCTTCGACAACATCGAATAGCCCTGGCGAGTCGAATGAGCAAATGGTAACTTGCGAACCTTCGGGCGTCTTTTCGACACCGATCACTCTTTCGAGAGTCCCGCCGGTGCCAGGCCATTTGTTGTTAGCGCCGTTCCAGCTGGCCTGACTGAAACCATATTTCGATACGACACGTCGGTTGTACCTGAGCATCACTTCGGGGTCGAAAGTATTCGACATCATAAAATCACTGTCGAATACTTGCGTTTCCGCTGCAAATTTGGCGTCGGATTCCTCATCCTCCGAAATGGAAACACCCATATCCCAACTCGATTGCACGGGTGGGTAACGAGTTATCGATGGAACCGAGGACGAGGTTGAGGTAGTCCGACTCTCAGGAGACGGATTGGCGCACGCAGCGAGAGCCACCATGGCTGCCACCGCGAATATCAATCGGTAGCTACCGCTACGGAGTTGAGATCTCATTTCGGAGCATCGACTTTCTCGTAGCCGGCATCCAAGAAATTCTGAAGCTTGCTCCTGTCGCCTTTCAAGCCCATTAATATAGCGATATCGCCGGACTGTTTGGATTCGTCGATATAGCCTTGCAGTCCCATCGCCCGCATATACCTCGTCATAGCAGCTTGCGTTTCGCGCGGTGTTGTATCTTCCAAGCGGACCGGACCACTGCCATCCTGATTCAGGAGATCGGAAGGTAGCCGACCGTTTCGGTATGCCGCATCCAGAAGCCGGTTATTTGACTCACGATTTATTTCCGATGATATCTGACTAGGGCTCGGATCCTGGACGTGGACCGGATCGGGCTTGTGGTTCCACGTCGATATCGCAGAGTCCATCCATTTGTCCGGCAGGCCGTTGAGGTACTTGTCCGCAGGGTTTCCCAGGACATTGGGAAGTAGACTGGTCGCCGGCTTTATCGCATTTCCGAAGGGGATCGAATCACTGACGATACCCTTGGCGAAATCTGCCGCTTTTTGTTTACTCTCGTAAACTTCCTGCAGGTGCTGTGCGGTGCGTTCGGCATTCATGTCGTCCTGGTAGAACAGGGCGTTGTAGTGCTGAACAGTCATTCGATCGTTCAGCGATTGCATGTGGCTGTAATCCTCATTATTGGCGAGCCATTCACCGACGTTGTTTCCACCCTCACGCATCGCCTGGTCGTAGATTGCCGATTCGCGCAGTGCACGACTGGTTTCCAGCAGATTCCGGCCGTCTTCGGATTGGTTGGCGAGGAACAGGAGGCGGTCACCGTCATCGCGACCGAGGCGCACCTCGTCGGTCGGTGGCCGGGGGTAGGTACGGTCGTTGGCGTCCGGGAAAGGCCAGGTTTTGGTTTGGCCCTGATCGGGGTCCGATAGTGCATCCAAGTTGGGAGCCAGCACCTTCGAAAGTCCGGTGGCGAGTTCGGGGTTCTTCTTGAACAGGTCCGCGTTGTTCTGAAACTCGGTGTGGCCGCCCGAGGTTGCGAGCTGGTTCGGGTGGTTGGGGTCGTGACCGGTGGGAGCGAACACCTTGGGCAGTTCGGCCAGTGTCTTGCGGGATAGGTCTCCATCCGGAGTCTGCTCGTGGGCGTGATCGCCGGCCCAGCTGTAGAGCTGAGAGGCGACCTTGCCCTTGTCACCCCAGTCGTGGTTGAAGATCTCGTTGCGGAACGTCTTGGGGTCGGCGTACATGTCACCGGGGGTGCGAACCTGTTCGGTGGGACTGGTGAGCAGGTTCAAGTCGGCTTCGTGATTGCGAGTGGCGAGGTCGAGATACGACTTGGCTGCCGCATCGATCTTGGGTTTGTCCTCGTCGAAGAAGCTGTCGGCTATCCCTGTGGCACCGACGTATTTGAAACGGTCGACCATATCGTTGACCTTCTGCGTATGCCCGTCGACATAGCCGGCCATGCTGGCGGCGGTGGTGGCCATCTGCCCAGCCATCCCCTTGCCCGGGGTGAAACCGGGGTTCGCTTCGCCCAGAAGCTGTGCGAACTTCGTCTGATCGCCGAGGCGGTTCTTCATCTCGACAGCGGTTTTGGGAGGGTTGGATTCCAGCCGGTCAGAGACCAGATGCTGCATGTAACTGGGCAGATCTGACATTCCGCCGCCACGAAACTTGCCATCCGGCCCGGTACTGCCGACGTTCTCGTTCGACATCATCATGATGGCATTGGCGAGATTATCGCGCTGAACCGAAGCAGGACTGGTCGTACTGCCTGCTATGTGAGCCATCTTTTCGCCTTCGGTGAGGCGATCCGACAGTGCGAACAAGCCGTCCTTGCCCGAGGCTTGAAAGAACCCTCGGTAGTAGTCCTGTACGTCGGCCGGGATATCGGTCACCTGCTTCCCGTCGGCCAAGTCCTGCAGGTCCTTCGGTGTCAGGTGGTACTGCGGCATATCGGCAGCGACGGCATCGATCGCAGCAGTGTCGCCCGTCCGGGCCGCGGCGGCGAGCCGCTTACCGTCCTCGGACCCCAATCGCTCTCCTGCAGTAGCCGCTTCGTCGACCTCGATCGAGGAGCCGAAGAGATCACCTGCGGCACGGATGAGCTCGCTTCGGTCGGTCAGCAGCCGTTCCAGCTCGGCTTCGGACTGCGTGAGCTCTCGATAAGCGGTGTCGATGGCATCCTGATGTGCTTGCACATCGGCGTGGTTCGAACCCGAGCATGCCCAGTTGTCGGCGACTGTCACCTTCGCTTGTTCGGCGTCGGAGACTTTGGAACGCAATACTTCTCGGTGCGATGAGACACTGTCGACGGCCGGGCCGAACTTGTCCAGGAAGTCGGCGATGTCGCCGTACACCTTGCGCGCCTCGTCATGATCCTGACCAATCCGATTGTAGGCAGCGTAGAATGCTGTTCCGGTCCAGCTGTAGCCGACATCGTTGAAGTCCTTGCGCGCCTTGTCGATCTCCTCGAGCAGCTTCTCATTGCCGGTGTGTACCGCCGCAGCCCAATCCTCGAGGGTCTGCAGATTCCACCGGTCCAGCTCCGAACGCGACGGCATCGGTGCCCCCTACTTGCGGAAGTCGAGTTCGTGCATCTTCTGCGCAAACTGCTCGTCGGTCGTCTGCATATTCTTCGTACAGCCGGTAATCCGGACGGCCAGGTCCTTCATCCGCTCCCCGACTCGCAGCATCGCACCTTCCACATGGGCACCGGTCTGAACGCAAGCCGCAGGTACCGATGATCCCGGCATCGCGGTAATCACTTCATTGGCTTTGTCGTTGACCTTGATGTGATCGATCTCGCCACCGATTGTGGTCAGTGTCTTCGCGAGCTTGTCGAGCTGATCGATGTCCGCCTTCAGCACGGTCCCCTCCTCATGTTTCTGAGGCCGGCGCCTTCCCACCGAGATGCCAGCACTTCAACGTAACAGCGTGCTGGACAGAAAGGTTGAAGACCACTGCCGCTGCGTCCGCCGCTGCCACTGTACGGCCGACAGGGCCGGTGGACTTCGTTCTCCTCCGCGCGGCCGCTATCACCCCAGCAGCAACCGACGGCGGAGGAAGAGCGACATGCCGAGCCGCACTCCGCTGGTGACAGTGCTGCGCGCAGTGGAGGAGTCCGATAGCCCTTGCGACTGCTTCGATCCGCTGAAGTCGATGCGCGAATCGGAGGCTCTGTGCGCTGGCCACCAAATAGGTCGTGTCACTGCATGTTTCATTACGGAACACAGGGATGACGCGCTTTCAGGCGGCGCAGACTATGCTTCCACCCGAAAAGAAGGAACTAAACTTCAGTTCGGCTCAGTACATCGGCGTATTCGGAATCGGTCTCGGCGTAGGCTCGAGCAGCTTTGAGGATGAGTTCTTGAGCCGCCTTGAGCTCTTTCTGAACCTCGGTGGCCCGCTGTTTGATCCCGTCCTCGCCGCTTCCCTTGGTGGTGAACTTGGTGGCGAGGTCCAGTCCCATCTGGAAACCGCCGAAACCTGTGACGTACTCGACGTCTTTCAAGTTTTGCCCCATCGTGTCGATACGATCGATGAGGTCCTGAAGGCCTTTGATCGCCTCATCGAGCTTGTCCCGACGAACCTTCAGCCGCAAGTTTCCGCCGTCTACCTCCGCTGCGAGCTGCTGGATAGTGCTGAGTTCGGACATAGTTCCCTCGCTAGTTCGGAACATGCTTGGCTAGAGCTGTTGCGATCCTGGTGGCCTCGGCGCAGGCATCCCCTGGTTGCTCAGCGCTGAGCTTCGCCGACACCTGGAACTGCACAGGGTTCTTGGCGTCGACAGCGATAGTGCAGTCGTGATCGGAGGTGGCGCTGACCAATCGGGTACCAGGGCGACCGTCAACGGTAATCGGCTCCGGATCCTTATACAGCCTGGTGTTGTGTACAACCTCGTCGTAGCTATGCGAGTGATCCGAGTAGACGTTCAGCTGGTACCAGTTCGACTTCTGCCCGAGCCATGCACAGATATCCACCCCGGGGAACTTCACTTCTCCGGGACCATCTTCTTGCTTGGTCGCCGGGTTTAGTCCGACCGCTGAGATGTCGGAATCCGGTATTTCACAAGGTTTCCATGACGATACCTGCGCGGAAGTTGCTACCTGGGCTGT
The genomic region above belongs to Nocardia spumae and contains:
- a CDS encoding DUF3558 domain-containing protein yields the protein MRRAITLGAAATLTAGVLAACSSGESGTATTVASHTVAATTTAQVATSAQVSSWKPCEIPDSDISAVGLNPATKQEDGPGEVKFPGVDICAWLGQKSNWYQLNVYSDHSHSYDEVVHNTRLYKDPEPITVDGRPGTRLVSATSDHDCTIAVDAKNPVQFQVSAKLSAEQPGDACAEATRIATALAKHVPN
- a CDS encoding TPR repeat region-containing protein, with the translated sequence MPSRSELDRWNLQTLEDWAAAVHTGNEKLLEEIDKARKDFNDVGYSWTGTAFYAAYNRIGQDHDEARKVYGDIADFLDKFGPAVDSVSSHREVLRSKVSDAEQAKVTVADNWACSGSNHADVQAHQDAIDTAYRELTQSEAELERLLTDRSELIRAAGDLFGSSIEVDEAATAGERLGSEDGKRLAAAARTGDTAAIDAVAADMPQYHLTPKDLQDLADGKQVTDIPADVQDYYRGFFQASGKDGLFALSDRLTEGEKMAHIAGSTTSPASVQRDNLANAIMMMSNENVGSTGPDGKFRGGGMSDLPSYMQHLVSDRLESNPPKTAVEMKNRLGDQTKFAQLLGEANPGFTPGKGMAGQMATTAASMAGYVDGHTQKVNDMVDRFKYVGATGIADSFFDEDKPKIDAAAKSYLDLATRNHEADLNLLTSPTEQVRTPGDMYADPKTFRNEIFNHDWGDKGKVASQLYSWAGDHAHEQTPDGDLSRKTLAELPKVFAPTGHDPNHPNQLATSGGHTEFQNNADLFKKNPELATGLSKVLAPNLDALSDPDQGQTKTWPFPDANDRTYPRPPTDEVRLGRDDGDRLLFLANQSEDGRNLLETSRALRESAIYDQAMREGGNNVGEWLANNEDYSHMQSLNDRMTVQHYNALFYQDDMNAERTAQHLQEVYESKQKAADFAKGIVSDSIPFGNAIKPATSLLPNVLGNPADKYLNGLPDKWMDSAISTWNHKPDPVHVQDPSPSQISSEINRESNNRLLDAAYRNGRLPSDLLNQDGSGPVRLEDTTPRETQAAMTRYMRAMGLQGYIDESKQSGDIAILMGLKGDRSKLQNFLDAGYEKVDAPK